In Geothrix edaphica, the genomic stretch GAAGATCTCCTCCTTCACCGGGCAGGCGTCCGCGTCCACGAAGATGCGGATGGCGGGCTGGTCCGCCGTCACAGGGCGCCTCCGGCGGCGACCAGGGCCTGCATGGCGGTCCTCACCCGCGCCGCCTGGGCCGGGTCCGCCAGATGGCCTTCAGCGTCGAGGCTGGAAGCCGCCAGCGTGAGGCAGAGCGACGCCTCCGGCACCACGCGCGCCGACATCACCTCCAGCGTGTGGGCCAGCGCGGCCTGGGCCTTGGCGCCGCCCTCGGAGGAGGGGGAGGCGCTCCACGCCGCCGTGGGCTTGCCCACGCAGGCCCCGGAGGAGACCACCCACTCCAGCAGGTTCTTCAGCACCGCGGGCATGGCGTGGATGTATTCCGGCGTGCAGACCAGCAGCGCGTCCGCCGCCTGGATGCGGCCACGCAGGTCGGCCGCCGGCTCGGGCGCAGGCTCCGTATCCCGCTCAGGGCTGAAGTGGGGCAGGTCGTCCAGCCGCTCCCAGAACTCGAAGGTGACTTCCGGGACCAGGCGGGCCGCCTCCCGGAGCAGGCGTGCGTTGAGGGAGCCGGCGCGCAGGCTGCCGGACAGGGCGAGTACGCGCATCAGCCCTTCCGTGGCCACACCAGCGCCACTCCCACCGCCATGGCCGCGAGGGCCGCCCAGGTGGGGATGTGCACGGATTCCTTCTCCTTCACGGTGAACTCCAGGGGGCCCAGCTTGGCGTCGTGGCTGTCCTTGGTGTAGCTGAAATCGGGCCGGATCAGGGCCGCCAGGCCCAGGAGGATGAGGGCCAGCCCTGCGAAGAATCTGAGGGATGCGGGTTTCATGCGGTCTTCTCCAGGCACCACTTCACGCCGCCCCGGGCGGCCATGTAGAGGAACAGGAAGCAGAACACCACCGCCAGCTCACCCTTGTTCACCGCAGGCCAGAAGGCGGCGCCGAACTGGAACTTCCAGTGGAATTGCAGGTAGGCCACGGCCATCATGCCGCTGCAGAGGAAGGCCGCCAGGCGCGTCTGGAAGCCCACCAGGATGGCCAGGCCGCCCACCAGCTCGAGCAGGCCGCCGATCCAGACCTGCGAACCCACGGCGGGCTGCTGCTCGGCAAGGATGCCGAAGATCTTCTGGAGGCCGTGGAAGGTGAACAGCAGGCCCGCCACGATGCGCAACAGGGCGTAGGTGTGATCGGCGTACTTCTCGAGCCACTGCATGCGGACCTCCGGGCGTGGGTGTGGTGACATTCTGCCCAGGATCGGATGGCCTTGGTCGAGAACCCTTTCTGGGCAGGGCCGAGGGATCTAGCGTTTCAGTTTCGGAAGGCCCATATCCCAGAAGTACTCGTCGTAGAAGTCTTTGAAATCCTTTTTCGTGATGTAGCCAAGCAGGTTGAACAACTGCTTGGTCGTGACGAATTTTCCTTTGAAGTTCGTCTGGATGGACTTCAGCCAAGTCAGGAAGACCTGATCTCCCTGTTCCTGGTGCAGTGCGGCCAGTAGCAATGGGCCTTTGTTGTAAAGAAGGTTTCTCCGGGTGTAGAAGGTGTCGTAAGTGTCTGTGTAGGAGATGTCGTTGGCCAGTGGAATGGGGGCCTTGAACCTGGCGGATTCGGCGCCATCTCCCCAGCTGGCGAGGTTGCGATCCCAAAGGCTCTTGCCCTTGTAGTCCTTCTCGAAAAGACCGGCGCAATAGTCGGCGAAGGATTCCGTAACCCACTGCTCCAGCAGGTTGGGCATTTTTACCGTGATCCCCCAGTACTGATGCGCGATTTCATGGGCGAACACATGGCGCACGTCCATGGTCTTCATTGATGGACGTGCTCCGATCCACCGGCCGGTGCGCTTCAGGGCCTCGACCTGATCGGCCAGGGCCTGGAGCTGGCGGGCAGACTGGATCTGCTCGAAGGCATCCCGGGTGATGTACATCATTCCTGGAGGAGCCTGTCCGTAGCCCCAGTCGTTCTTCTCGACGATGGTGAATTCCTTGAAGGGGAAAGGTCCCAGGAACCGTTCGTAGTACCGGATGACATTGAAAGCCTGGGCCTTGAAAACGGTATTTGCGGCCCCCGGCTTGAAACCGTAAGTCGCGACCCGCACGGTGAGGCCGTCGTGGGACTCCTCATCCAGGTAGTACTTGCCAGCCAGGATTGTCGCGAAGCAGATGGGCAACTTCGTGCGTGTTTCCAGGAGGTTCCAGGCTCCATCCTTTTC encodes the following:
- a CDS encoding NADPH-dependent FMN reductase, with protein sequence MRVLALSGSLRAGSLNARLLREAARLVPEVTFEFWERLDDLPHFSPERDTEPAPEPAADLRGRIQAADALLVCTPEYIHAMPAVLKNLLEWVVSSGACVGKPTAAWSASPSSEGGAKAQAALAHTLEVMSARVVPEASLCLTLAASSLDAEGHLADPAQAARVRTAMQALVAAGGAL
- a CDS encoding DoxX family protein; this encodes MQWLEKYADHTYALLRIVAGLLFTFHGLQKIFGILAEQQPAVGSQVWIGGLLELVGGLAILVGFQTRLAAFLCSGMMAVAYLQFHWKFQFGAAFWPAVNKGELAVVFCFLFLYMAARGGVKWCLEKTA